TGTGCTTGCAGAAGTTCGGGATGATGTTTATCTTGATCAATATGATGAAGAGCTTATGGAAATTTTTCAAACGAGCGATACACCTATAAACATAGGAAGCCTATCATCCAATTTGAAAGATGATCCTACCTCCATATTGATTCATCCGGAAATTGATAAAATTCAAGCACTACGCGATCAATTAACAGATAAGCATGCCGAAGTCATCGACCATCGAAAATGGGGTGCTCCTTGGCATGTAATTGAAATTGTGCGCGCAGGGTTGAATAAAGCAGTAGGACTCCAAAAAATTGCTCATTACTATCATATCCCTGAGGAGCGTATCATAGCCTTTGGTGATGAGGATAATGATTTAGAAATGTTGGAATATGCAGGTGTTGGTGTTGCGATGGATAATGCTATATCAGAGCTGAAAGACGTTGCTAATTATACCACCCATTCCAATGAAGGCGATGGTATTGCTTGTTTCCTTGAGGATTTTCTAAAATTATCCTCCTAAGCAATGTAGTAGATCCTTTCCCAATTATTGAAATACATGAACACTTTCCTTTAGACCATACTAAGCTTGAACACAGCAACAAGTTGTGTTCAGGCTTTTTTCATTCTATGGGGGGATTTAAGTTGAGCAAAAAAAGCAAATCGAAGCGTTTTGTTCAGCAAGGGAAAGATGCCGTTAAGAAACATGATGAACGATTCCCGTATCGTGAAGTGTTCTCAGAAGTAGAACGTAAACGTGAGGAATCAGACAATCATACTGTGGGAGGTTTTTAAAGATGCAGAACAGAAATAACTTATTCCAACAGGC
This genomic stretch from Pontibacillus yanchengensis harbors:
- a CDS encoding Cof-type HAD-IIB family hydrolase, which translates into the protein MMEKYLIALDLDGTLLTDEKIISERNKQAIAKARAEGHIVSIATGRPHRASIHYYNEMELDTPMVNFNGALIHHPKNHYWDAIHSPMSIRTAHSILHTCKELGVKNVLAEVRDDVYLDQYDEELMEIFQTSDTPINIGSLSSNLKDDPTSILIHPEIDKIQALRDQLTDKHAEVIDHRKWGAPWHVIEIVRAGLNKAVGLQKIAHYYHIPEERIIAFGDEDNDLEMLEYAGVGVAMDNAISELKDVANYTTHSNEGDGIACFLEDFLKLSS